Below is a genomic region from Maridesulfovibrio ferrireducens.
ATAAATACTATTTGTACGATATAAAAAATGTCCGACTTCTTAACAATTAATAACAGAAATATTTTAGACTTTTTCAAGAAATTTTAAATTAGAATAAGCCTCAAGATTAAGCGCAATGTTTATAGCTGCACTTTGAACCAGATAGACATTTAACTTCACTAAATTTTTCGATAACCACTTTCTTCCCAGACCAATCCCATATGATATGCCATGAATTTATCCATTACTGAAAAACATTCTTGTCTTATTTCATATGGAAGGTTCAGAGGCATCCAATTAGACGGTCCTGTATCCTGAATCCATGCTAAAGTTCGTATGGTTCCAGAGCCAACAGAATCCCCTCTCCTGCCGTTGTCACATTCTGAGCAGGTGATAACACCTTTCTCAATATCAAAAACTACAGGTCGTGCGCTGAACAGAGGTTTGCCGCATCGCGCGCAAATTGTAAAGTCAGGATTGTATCCTTGTTCAAATGCAACCTTTGCTCTGAAAAACAATGGGAAAAAATCATCCGGTTCTGAACTTTCGATAACATCCAGAGTTTCAGATAAAAGATCAAAAACTCTTCGACTGCTTTCTTTTTCTGTTCCGGCTGATTCTATAAACTTTAAACAATTAGCAGCAAGCCCGGTTTTCCGGAGGTTTGTTCTTATTTCAGGATAGCTTTTCATAAGGCTTCCTTCTTTAAGAACCTGATAAGCACCCGTTTTATTGGTTTCGATCTTAAACAAAACCTGTGAAAAAGGCTCTAAACAGCCGCCGAATCTTTTACGACTTCTGCTTCCGCCAAAGGCAAAAGCTGTTTGAACACCACGAGAAGCTGAAAGAAAACGAACCCAAAGATCATTTTCTTTAAATTTTCCTGTTTTAAGAATTAAAACTTTATCCGTTGTTTCCATTTTTTAAACACTGAATTTCCTATTCGGAAATCGGAAACTCGATGGTTTTAACTTTTCCTTTTGCAACATTAAGAACCAAAGGCTTACCGTCAGAAATAACCTCGACTCCGCCGGCATTCCCGAATTTAATCTTTAAAGATTCTTTGTATGGCAATGAAATGCTTTCAGTTTCTTGCAGAACGAATTCTTGGTTATTACCGTCAGTAACGGCCTCTAACCAACAAGCTTCTCCAGATTTAGCTGTAATAACAACTGTATTTGTTACTATTGGTTGAATTGCAGCAATAGGAAGTTCTTTTCGTTCGCTTGCAGAAGCTGATTCTTCCGGTTCAGAAATAACGACAACGTCTTCACTTGAGCCTACAATTGGAGCTTCTTTCTGTACTGTTTCAAGTGCCGCTTCAATTGGAGTCTCGGTGGAAATTTCGTCATTTTGTTCAGGAGTAGTTTCTTTTTGTTGCTCATCAACAGCTACATTTTCAACCACTTCTTCAGTTATCACAATCTCTGTTTTTTTGGTGTTCCAGAAATCTAACAATGCGTTATCATGAAGATAATACACAAGCCCTGCGAGAACTGCGATTAGAATTAGAATTAAAAAGATTGATGACATCGATGTTTTGGTGGAAACATCGGAGTAATCACTTCGAGCCAAGTTTTCGTCAATGCAAGGATCCTGAATATTCTTATCAGCACTACCATCAACAGAATAAAATTTTGAAAATTCATTTCCAATTTCTTCTGAATCAAGCCCAAGCGCTTTGGCGTAATTCTTTATAAATCCTTTAGCATAGACAGGGTGTGGAAAATCTTTTTTATTGCCGTCTTCAATCGCGTGAACATTCACACGGCTTAATTTGGTAAGCTCCATCATATGTTCAACGGTAAGCCCTTGTCGTTCTCTTTCCGCTTTTAATCGGGATCCAAGCTCTTTCAAATCCATACGGCCCTCATAATGATAGTCTGGCTGTTTTATTCAAAGACAAATTCATTTCTTTAAATTTGTCTTTCGACAACAGTTTTTCATTTAAAAATGCAAAAAATATCCGCTTATAGTTTTTCTTAAAAAAATCTACTTTATCTCGATAACGGCTTTCTCTCTCAGTTTATTTATAAAATCAACAAAGACTGCGTCCTGTTTTTCTCTATAAAGACGTTCATAAATATTGTCTCTGTTGTCAGTGAACGAATCAGTTTTATTTTTTTCAAAAGAATCAAGCTTAAGCAAAGCAGTTGATTTCTGAACTTTAAACGATTGACTTACATCTCCGGGGTTAAGCCCATTTAATGCGTCATGCCACGTTTTAGCAAGATCATCCCATTCCAGCACACCTAGATCTCCACCTGTTCCGGCTCCAGGGCCGACAGTGTATTTATCTGCGGCTTCTTCAAAAGTTGTTTCTCCAGAAATAATTTCTTCTCTGATTTTATCTGCCGAAATATTTTCAGGAAAAAGTATCAATTTCAAGTGAACACTCTGTTTAACCTCTTCTTGTTGAGACTGAGTGCTGTTCCATACTCCTTGAACTTCTTCTTCCGTGACTACTACTTTATTTTTAACTTTGTATGATAAGAGTCTGTTCTTACGAATATCTTTTCGTAAAGTTTCTTTAAAATCTTCTAAGTTTGTTTTTTGCAATGCAAGTTGACGCGCAAATTCTTCATCGGAAAATTTGCTTGTTTCTTTAATACGTTTGATTTCACCTTCGATATCTTGTTCTGAAACTTCGACTTTGAGTCTTTTTGCTTCCTGATCAAGAATCATTTCGTTAATCATGCGGTCAAGTATCTGTTTTCTGATATTTTTAATTTGCTCAGCATCTACAGCAGAAATAGATTGCCCATTAAACCGCTTCATGATGGGAGCCATCTTTGCGTTCATTTCATACATTGTAACGATATCGCCGTTAACGACAGCTACAACGCCATCAACGACTTTTTCTTCTGCTCCGGCAATGGATACAAAAGAACTGATCAATATGATAAAAAAAACAATAATTACACGCTTCAATACGGCATCTCCCATAAAATATATAATATCGGTATGTTTCTTATTCGACAATTGTTTTAACTAACTAAACCCTTTCATGGAAGTATGCAAGATTAGCAAAACCCTTAATATTTATTCAGTCTTTGTGTTCTTATTCTCAACAGGGACAGGCTTTTCAGTTTTTTGCTGTGGTAATAATTCTTTGCTAATTTTAATATTAGAATTAGCCAGTTTATTCTTAAGCCATAATTCAAATTTATCATCCAGTTTGCGTTCAAGAAGAACTTTTTCTACAGCGGGATAAGCTTGAAGAGGTGTTAACAAGGTGGCATCTTTCTTTTCTTTTAAAATTAAACAAATAAATTCTTTTTCCTGTGTTATTACAGGACTTGCTTTTCCGGGGTCAAGCTCTTGAACAAATGGTTCCCAAGTCGTCGGTAATTGTCCGTTTCTAACCCATATTTCTCTAACAGTAACCTGCTTCAAGTTGTTTGAAATTTCTTCAGGAGAAACTCCTTTTCTAAATTGTTCAACCCCCTTAGTCACTAAATCGCGGCTGAACCCTTTTATCATTATAAACTTAAACCCTGCCTGCATATAGAAGTCAGATAAATGAGTGCGGTAGTATTCTTCTGCTTCTTTGTAATCAATTTTAATTTCAGGACGTAATATTTGGCTAAAAAATTTATCCATTGCTAATTGATATTTGAGCTGACTGCGCCATGAATTGAGGTCAATATATTCTTCGATTAAAATTTGCTCAAATGCATTTTCAGGGTAATCAGAACGGACTTCGTCTTCCGCCTCTTTCAACTCTTTATCTGATACAGGAATATTCTGTTCTTCAAGTTCCTGTGAAACAAGTTCCTGTACAATAATATCACCTAAAATTTGACCGTATTCACTTCTGACCTGACTGACAGAAGGAATAAACCCTGCACTTCCGTCATGCATCAAATCATATTTATAATCCAACTGCGAAAGGTAAACAGGTTTACCGTTTACTCGTGCAACTATACCCGGTTCTTCTTTCTTGTTTTTGCATCCAAAGACAAAAAGAGAGGTCAGCATTAAAAGAATAATTATCTTTTTCATTTATATTTTCCGTACGTTATCACTATGATTTAAATTTGTTCAACTAACGGTTCAAGGTTTTTACAAATTTGGTTAAGTCCTGCTGCTATTTTAATATCTTTTTCATAACGTATTTCAATACTTACAGGAGGTTTAAGGCGTGCTGAATTTTTATCATCAGCAATCCATTTCATCAATTTAACAGGTTCTACAGGATTTCGACTTTCTTCCCATGTCAAAACAACTCTGGCAGGAAATAAATCCGCTCTTGTAACTCCGAGACGTGCTAAAGTTCGTTTCAGATAAAGTACTGTTATAAAATTTTCAACTTCTTCGGGGAAATGTCCGAATCTATCTTTGATTTCAGAGGCAAGTTCTTCTATCCGAGCTTCTGTGTTTGCCGAGGAAAGAGCCCGATAGTATCTCAACCTTTCTCTGGCATCAGGAACATAATCTTCAGGTAAATGGGCTTTGAAAACAAAATTCATTTCAGGATCTGTCATAACGGTGCTGTCATCACCTTTGATTCTACGTACTTCTTCGTCAAGCATTTCAAGAAACAGGTCAAGCCCAACCTTTGCCATCTGTCCTGATTGAACTTCTCCGAGAATATTACCTGCACCGCGCAGTCTTAAATCTTCCATTGCAACTTTAAAACCTGCTCCCAAGTAATCAAGTTGAAGAATGATTTGCATGCGCCGCTTAGCTTTTTCCGACAAAGAATCAAGGGATGAAACTACAAAATATGCGTACGCCTGTCGTGTGCTGCGTCCAACTCTGCCTCTCAGCTGATAAAGCTGTCCAAGCCCGAACATTTGAGCCTGATCTACAATTAATGTGTTGGCATTGGGGAAATCAAGGCCGGATTCAATAATTGCGGTAGCGATAAGAATATCTAGTTCTTTGTGCCAGAATTTATGAATAGTATTTTCTAAGTTCTTCTCTGACATTTGACCGTGAGCCATGCCGATTTTGGCATCAGGGGCCAATTTTTTAACAAACTCAGCAACCCGTTCAAGCCCTTGAACTCTGTTGTGCACCCAGAAAACCTGTCCGCCTCTTTCAAGTTCACGTTTAACAACAGACGCAAGCATTGCTTCGTCTCGTTCAACTAAAGCTGTTTCAACAGGTTTGCGATCGACTGGAGGCGTTTCAATTGTACTCAGGCTTCGCACTCCGGATAATGACAGCTGCAAGGTACGGGGAATCGGGGTAGCGGTCAGAGTCAGCGCATCAATATTTTTACGCATTTCTTTAATACGTTCTTTATGCCTTACTCCAAAGCGCTGCTCTTCATCAAGAATGAGCAAGCCTAGATTCGGAGCTTCTACATCTTTGGATAGAACTCTATGCGTGCCGATAAGAATATCGAGGGTTCCAGAAGATAATTGTTCGAGAACTCTTTTCTGGCTGGTCTTGGTAACAAACCTGCTGAGCATTCCAACTACAACCGGGAACCCTTCCATGCGTTGCATAAATGTTTGATAATGCTGTTCAGCCAGAACGGTCGTAGGGCAAAGCAGAATAACCTGTTTACCATCTAAGACGGCTCTGAAAGCGGCTCTTAATGCAACTTCAGTTTTTCCGAATCCGACATCACCGCAGACGAGTCTGTCCATCGGTTCAGGACTTTCCATATCTCTGAACACATCTTGGATAGCTTTTTCCTGATCCGGAGTTTCTTCAAATCCGAAAGTACTTTCAAACTCCCAGTACATGTCATCCAAAGGACCATAGGCATATCCTTTAGCAACTTTTCTGTAAGCGTACATTTCGACAAGTTCACCGGCTATTTTTTCAATAGCCTTGCGAGCTTTATCCCGGGTTTTAGACCAGCGTGTGCCGCCCAGCTTATCCAGAACAGAACAGGAACCTTCCGGGCCTTTATATTTTTGAACAAGATTAAGCCTGTCGACCGGAACATATAATTTATCATCTGCATCAAAAAACAGCAGAAGATAATCATTAGAAACATCCCCTACTTTAAAATGATGCAGTCCGCCGAAACGGGATAATCCGTAATCTCTATGGACAAGTAAATCTTCGGGAAGCAAATCTTCATAACTCGTCATTCCTTCAAAGGCTTTATCCCTGATGCGGGTACCTTTTGCGGCTTGCGGCTGAAGAACGTCTTCTCCTAATATGATGGTTTGATTCCACTCAAGTTCCATCCCGTTTTTAAGGGGCGAAATAAGTGCGTATATCCCTCTGTTCAGAGGTGAATACTCAGTTGAAATAGATAGCTGTTCCGATTCAATGAGCGATAGAAATTTTTTCCGAGATCTGTCGGTTTTAAAGCTGAGCACTGTTTGGAATCTTTCAGAACTCCATTCTTTTAATCCTGCAACAAGGGCAGCCCATGGCCGCTTCATCTGTTCAGGTTTCCAAAAAATATCGGTGAATGCAGTCAGCGATCTTTCAGAAAGATCAATTCCGTCTTTTTCACGACCTATGACTAGATCTTCATATACAATCTGTCTTTCATCGCGCCAGATGGATCTTGCTTTTTCTTCATTCCAGCAAATTGTATTAACAGGCCATTTACAACCGGAATGAGCAGATTTGTCATGAAGAAAGGTTTTCCAGCTGTATTCATGGTCCTGAAGACGTAATCTTAAATTTGAAGCTGACGAAAGAACATAAACAGCTTTTTTAGATAAAAATGACTTGAGGTCAGTACACTCAGGATAAAAAAGTCCGGGCCAGATCATTCCGTCCGCGTTGCCAACTTTTTCAAGAAGTTTTGCATGCCCTTCAGCAGAAATTTCTCCCGTCTTTTTCAAATGCTTCCATAGTGCGGCGGCATCATCAATGTTGTTTCCGGTCAGCATTGCCGGAGCGACGGGAAGCAAGGTCATTTCATCTAAATCGGCCTTGGAACGTTGGGATGAAGGGTCGAAAACACGAATTTCTTCTAATATATCACCAAAAAATTCTAATCTTAGCGGAAGGTCATATCCCGGCGCATAGATATCAAGGATATCCCCGCGCATGGACATTTCGCCATAGCCAGAAACCAATTTTGTTCTGGTATATCCCCATGAAACTAATTGTTCGATGAGGAGTTCCGGCTCCATCTCTTCGCCTTTGGAAAGATTAATATAATTATTTTCCAAAACTGAAGGCATAGGCCATTTGGGCAGTAAGTTGTCAACAGTCATCAGAACAGACTGTTTTCCGCCGCGCGTTAAAGCATGCAGGGCTGACCAGCGTTCAGACCATTCAGATGCAACAGGATTTTTGCAAAGATAAGGAGGAAGGAAAACCCAGTCTCTTTCCCATGCAGGAATAATTTTATTGTTTTCAGCAAGATCATTGCGGCTGAATAAAGTAATAAGAGCCTTCAGTTCCGCATATTCCCGTGCTCCCGGAGCAAT
It encodes:
- the recO gene encoding DNA repair protein RecO, with amino-acid sequence METTDKVLILKTGKFKENDLWVRFLSASRGVQTAFAFGGSRSRKRFGGCLEPFSQVLFKIETNKTGAYQVLKEGSLMKSYPEIRTNLRKTGLAANCLKFIESAGTEKESSRRVFDLLSETLDVIESSEPDDFFPLFFRAKVAFEQGYNPDFTICARCGKPLFSARPVVFDIEKGVITCSECDNGRRGDSVGSGTIRTLAWIQDTGPSNWMPLNLPYEIRQECFSVMDKFMAYHMGLVWEESGYRKI
- a CDS encoding SurA N-terminal domain-containing protein, coding for MKKIIILLMLTSLFVFGCKNKKEEPGIVARVNGKPVYLSQLDYKYDLMHDGSAGFIPSVSQVRSEYGQILGDIIVQELVSQELEEQNIPVSDKELKEAEDEVRSDYPENAFEQILIEEYIDLNSWRSQLKYQLAMDKFFSQILRPEIKIDYKEAEEYYRTHLSDFYMQAGFKFIMIKGFSRDLVTKGVEQFRKGVSPEEISNNLKQVTVREIWVRNGQLPTTWEPFVQELDPGKASPVITQEKEFICLILKEKKDATLLTPLQAYPAVEKVLLERKLDDKFELWLKNKLANSNIKISKELLPQQKTEKPVPVENKNTKTE
- a CDS encoding helix-turn-helix domain-containing protein, with protein sequence MDLKELGSRLKAERERQGLTVEHMMELTKLSRVNVHAIEDGNKKDFPHPVYAKGFIKNYAKALGLDSEEIGNEFSKFYSVDGSADKNIQDPCIDENLARSDYSDVSTKTSMSSIFLILILIAVLAGLVYYLHDNALLDFWNTKKTEIVITEEVVENVAVDEQQKETTPEQNDEISTETPIEAALETVQKEAPIVGSSEDVVVISEPEESASASERKELPIAAIQPIVTNTVVITAKSGEACWLEAVTDGNNQEFVLQETESISLPYKESLKIKFGNAGGVEVISDGKPLVLNVAKGKVKTIEFPISE
- a CDS encoding SurA N-terminal domain-containing protein, whose product is MKRVIIVFFIILISSFVSIAGAEEKVVDGVVAVVNGDIVTMYEMNAKMAPIMKRFNGQSISAVDAEQIKNIRKQILDRMINEMILDQEAKRLKVEVSEQDIEGEIKRIKETSKFSDEEFARQLALQKTNLEDFKETLRKDIRKNRLLSYKVKNKVVVTEEEVQGVWNSTQSQQEEVKQSVHLKLILFPENISADKIREEIISGETTFEEAADKYTVGPGAGTGGDLGVLEWDDLAKTWHDALNGLNPGDVSQSFKVQKSTALLKLDSFEKNKTDSFTDNRDNIYERLYREKQDAVFVDFINKLREKAVIEIK
- the mfd gene encoding transcription-repair coupling factor, with amino-acid sequence MSLPSEFTAFAAGGGNTARIFKSGPGTQAFTAHNLHSRGQSVVMIAPGAREYAELKALITLFSRNDLAENNKIIPAWERDWVFLPPYLCKNPVASEWSERWSALHALTRGGKQSVLMTVDNLLPKWPMPSVLENNYINLSKGEEMEPELLIEQLVSWGYTRTKLVSGYGEMSMRGDILDIYAPGYDLPLRLEFFGDILEEIRVFDPSSQRSKADLDEMTLLPVAPAMLTGNNIDDAAALWKHLKKTGEISAEGHAKLLEKVGNADGMIWPGLFYPECTDLKSFLSKKAVYVLSSASNLRLRLQDHEYSWKTFLHDKSAHSGCKWPVNTICWNEEKARSIWRDERQIVYEDLVIGREKDGIDLSERSLTAFTDIFWKPEQMKRPWAALVAGLKEWSSERFQTVLSFKTDRSRKKFLSLIESEQLSISTEYSPLNRGIYALISPLKNGMELEWNQTIILGEDVLQPQAAKGTRIRDKAFEGMTSYEDLLPEDLLVHRDYGLSRFGGLHHFKVGDVSNDYLLLFFDADDKLYVPVDRLNLVQKYKGPEGSCSVLDKLGGTRWSKTRDKARKAIEKIAGELVEMYAYRKVAKGYAYGPLDDMYWEFESTFGFEETPDQEKAIQDVFRDMESPEPMDRLVCGDVGFGKTEVALRAAFRAVLDGKQVILLCPTTVLAEQHYQTFMQRMEGFPVVVGMLSRFVTKTSQKRVLEQLSSGTLDILIGTHRVLSKDVEAPNLGLLILDEEQRFGVRHKERIKEMRKNIDALTLTATPIPRTLQLSLSGVRSLSTIETPPVDRKPVETALVERDEAMLASVVKRELERGGQVFWVHNRVQGLERVAEFVKKLAPDAKIGMAHGQMSEKNLENTIHKFWHKELDILIATAIIESGLDFPNANTLIVDQAQMFGLGQLYQLRGRVGRSTRQAYAYFVVSSLDSLSEKAKRRMQIILQLDYLGAGFKVAMEDLRLRGAGNILGEVQSGQMAKVGLDLFLEMLDEEVRRIKGDDSTVMTDPEMNFVFKAHLPEDYVPDARERLRYYRALSSANTEARIEELASEIKDRFGHFPEEVENFITVLYLKRTLARLGVTRADLFPARVVLTWEESRNPVEPVKLMKWIADDKNSARLKPPVSIEIRYEKDIKIAAGLNQICKNLEPLVEQI